A single Bacillus sp. OxB-1 DNA region contains:
- the tatA gene encoding twin-arginine translocase TatA/TatE family subunit: MPGPMSLIIIAIIALLVFGPKKLPEIGKAFGSSLREFKNATKGLVEDDEVKKVEDKKEVK, from the coding sequence ATGCCAGGTCCAATGAGTTTAATCATCATTGCAATCATTGCATTACTCGTATTCGGTCCGAAGAAGCTGCCTGAAATCGGAAAGGCGTTCGGTTCTTCGTTGCGGGAGTTCAAAAACGCGACAAAAGGCCTCGTTGAAGATGATGAAGTAAAAAAAGTCGAAGACAAGAAAGAAGTTAAGTAA
- a CDS encoding sigma-54-dependent Fis family transcriptional regulator: MNCSSADTIKKSQERSKKYGVDFANAKNAILPEYELRQHRQRKEYFLQDIYPTLEHLAHFLKPSHAIVSVSDPSGIIIESIGDPEFLKDAEKIHVQNGACWSEEIRGTNSAGTVSIERKTLAVVGKDHYLEPHHMLYCIGSPIFDPSGNLLAVLNISGYSDLYQPSLLQFTDAIARKIENRMLLCQADPQIVISLHPKENSDKQVLLSLNQHGHLIGANREALHLLNLKKLSPQEMHISELLMNSEQLLQGTVNESVVHLHKPSQEDSRFFASTLIDTRPRSTSFSKIEKKPIRKSKISRYSFQDLYGKDKAFQSALQIAKRAAATDYTIMITGESGTGKEMVSQAVHNASPRAEQPFVALNCGGITKSLMESELFGYEPGAFTGAKQSGHAGVFERANGGTLLLDEIAELPMEIQIALLRVLQDFQVTRVGGTKPKEIDVRIITATHTELWKKVQDGSFREDLFYRLQGIHVELPPLRERTDRLQYAFRLLKDIQSELNVSTLILSNCAQQLIENYTWPGNVRQLVSALREAAFLSQNSIINFHCFPTYIRTHFTQMDQSAESALEELENEAILKAMQKTDGNISQSARLLGIGRTTLYRKLKKLKYPI; encoded by the coding sequence ATGAACTGTTCATCTGCTGACACAATAAAGAAGTCTCAGGAGCGAAGCAAAAAGTACGGTGTAGATTTTGCAAATGCAAAGAACGCAATCCTTCCAGAATATGAATTGAGACAACATAGACAGAGAAAGGAATATTTTCTTCAGGATATTTATCCAACTCTTGAACATTTAGCACACTTCCTGAAACCGTCACATGCCATTGTCTCCGTCTCAGATCCATCGGGCATTATTATTGAAAGTATTGGAGATCCAGAGTTCCTGAAAGATGCTGAAAAAATACATGTGCAAAATGGAGCTTGCTGGTCAGAAGAAATACGCGGCACAAATTCTGCAGGAACAGTCAGCATCGAAAGAAAAACACTTGCAGTTGTAGGCAAAGACCATTATTTAGAACCCCACCATATGCTTTACTGCATTGGCTCTCCTATTTTTGATCCAAGCGGTAATCTACTTGCAGTGTTAAATATAAGCGGTTATTCAGATCTATATCAGCCGTCATTACTTCAATTCACAGACGCGATTGCAAGAAAAATTGAAAACCGCATGCTCCTTTGCCAGGCGGATCCGCAAATTGTTATTTCACTGCATCCTAAAGAAAATTCGGACAAGCAGGTATTGCTTTCTTTGAACCAACACGGTCATCTAATCGGAGCAAACCGTGAGGCCCTTCATCTCTTAAATCTCAAGAAACTTTCCCCTCAAGAGATGCACATCAGTGAACTGTTAATGAATTCAGAGCAACTGTTACAAGGAACAGTAAATGAGTCAGTAGTTCATCTTCATAAACCAAGCCAAGAAGACAGTCGTTTCTTTGCTTCCACTTTAATCGATACACGTCCAAGGTCTACTTCATTTTCGAAGATTGAAAAAAAGCCAATTAGAAAAAGCAAAATATCCCGCTATTCTTTCCAGGATCTTTATGGAAAAGACAAAGCATTCCAATCCGCACTACAAATTGCTAAAAGAGCAGCCGCCACCGATTATACGATTATGATTACAGGCGAGAGCGGTACAGGGAAAGAAATGGTCAGCCAGGCGGTCCATAATGCAAGCCCAAGAGCAGAGCAGCCATTTGTCGCATTGAACTGCGGAGGGATTACAAAAAGTTTAATGGAAAGTGAATTGTTTGGATATGAACCGGGCGCTTTCACAGGAGCAAAGCAATCCGGTCATGCGGGAGTCTTTGAGCGAGCCAATGGCGGCACTTTATTACTGGACGAAATCGCCGAGCTGCCAATGGAAATACAAATTGCACTATTGCGGGTACTGCAAGACTTTCAAGTAACACGAGTCGGCGGCACAAAACCGAAAGAAATAGATGTCCGGATCATTACCGCAACTCACACCGAACTATGGAAAAAGGTTCAAGATGGCAGCTTCCGTGAAGATTTGTTTTACCGCTTGCAAGGAATCCATGTCGAACTGCCGCCGTTGCGGGAACGTACCGACCGTTTGCAATATGCTTTTCGTTTATTGAAAGACATTCAATCAGAGCTGAACGTGAGCACGCTCATACTCTCAAACTGCGCTCAGCAATTAATTGAAAACTACACATGGCCCGGAAATGTTCGCCAGCTCGTCAGTGCTTTAAGAGAGGCGGCCTTTTTATCGCAAAATAGCATTATTAACTTTCATTGTTTCCCAACGTACATCCGCACCCATTTTACACAAATGGATCAATCTGCAGAATCCGCTTTAGAAGAACTGGAAAACGAAGCCATCTTAAAAGCAATGCAAAAAACGGACGGTAATATTTCTCAATCAGCACGTCTTCTCGGAATAGGACGAACCACCCTCTATCGAAAGCTGAAAAAACTTAAATACCCGATTTAA
- a CDS encoding CPBP family intramembrane glutamic endopeptidase, translating to MKNWKVSIYLVLTYIAMQIGSIYLGKLLIGYFQSRPGMSEQEAVFNGVAWSLFTVNLAASALFLLFIIPNKKYLKIFTGKKASIGNTILWGFLGFFLALGGQMLAATIETAMGVELGSENTAVLSEIARLSPIMLIPMVLFAPFLEEIVFRRVIFGGVFQKTNFWIAAIVSGLIFAVVHNELEHLLMYLMPGLVFSYLYYRTKRLLAPMIAHFLMNGFVAVVQLNSDKIQQLQDMKQAFILFGLH from the coding sequence TTGAAAAACTGGAAAGTCTCGATTTACTTAGTATTGACTTATATAGCCATGCAGATTGGCAGTATCTACTTAGGAAAATTATTAATTGGCTATTTTCAAAGCCGCCCAGGCATGTCCGAGCAGGAAGCTGTCTTTAACGGGGTCGCCTGGTCCCTGTTCACCGTCAATTTAGCCGCTTCGGCTCTTTTCCTTTTATTCATCATTCCGAATAAAAAGTATCTAAAAATATTCACCGGCAAAAAAGCTTCGATTGGAAACACGATTCTATGGGGATTTCTAGGCTTTTTCCTCGCTCTGGGCGGGCAAATGCTTGCCGCAACGATTGAAACTGCCATGGGAGTCGAATTGGGATCTGAAAACACGGCTGTTCTTTCCGAGATCGCACGACTCTCTCCCATCATGCTCATCCCAATGGTGTTATTCGCACCGTTTTTGGAGGAAATTGTATTCCGGCGTGTCATTTTCGGAGGCGTCTTCCAAAAAACGAATTTCTGGATTGCCGCAATCGTGAGCGGCTTGATCTTCGCTGTTGTCCATAATGAGTTGGAACACTTGCTTATGTACCTCATGCCCGGGCTTGTCTTTTCCTATTTGTATTACCGGACCAAACGACTGCTGGCCCCGATGATCGCTCACTTCCTCATGAACGGCTTCGTTGCGGTTGTCCAGCTGAATAGCGACAAGATTCAACAATTACAAGATATGAAACAAGCCTTCATCCTATTCGGGCTACATTAA
- a CDS encoding ABC-F family ATP-binding cassette domain-containing protein — protein sequence MIVLQVNGLSKSFSGTDILQNVKLEVQHRDRVALVGRNGAGKSTLLKLIAGEMTPDSGDLIIPKDVQIGYLEQHSGLDSPLTVWEEMMTVFQSLQVMEQRLRSLEVQMAHPGVYERPAEYERVMKEYDALQTEFKDSGGYQFESDIRSVLHGMRFFPDDFDKQVNLLSGGQKTRLALAKMLLSKPDLLILDEPTNHLDIETLAWLEKYLASYEGAILIVSHDRYFLDQIVTIVYEVSRRKVTKYTGNYSAYIDEKARNFERDQKLYEKEMSERAKLEDFIQRNIARASTSKMAKSRRKQLERTEWMDSPEGDEKSASFTFSIDRPSGNDVLGLEKVAIGYDHVPVSTGIDMRVYKQDRIAIIGPNGVGKSTLLKTIVKKQEPLAGEIRYGTNVQFGYYDQEQATLVGSGTVLQELWDEWPMMNEKDVRTVLGRFLFSGEDVEKSVTTLSGGEKARLSLAKLMLLRSNTLVLDEPTNHLDLDSKEVLENALDDFPGTIIFVSHDRYFINRIATKVMEISNSGSLEYLGDYDYYVEKKTEQEELQAELQPSPKRSDSLPEVERADQKEWKRQERRLTRRIDELETSLAALDLQIAALQEELSTPAYANDHVKLMDLQAQIDKLQADHDEISEEWLLTQEELETYMK from the coding sequence ATGATTGTGTTACAAGTAAACGGATTATCAAAATCGTTCTCCGGAACTGATATATTGCAAAATGTAAAACTGGAAGTGCAACATCGTGACCGGGTTGCGTTAGTTGGACGGAATGGCGCAGGCAAGTCCACCCTTCTGAAATTGATTGCAGGGGAAATGACCCCGGATTCGGGTGACTTGATCATCCCGAAGGATGTCCAAATCGGGTATTTGGAGCAGCATAGCGGTCTGGATTCCCCGTTGACTGTGTGGGAAGAGATGATGACCGTCTTCCAATCCCTCCAAGTGATGGAACAACGGCTCCGCTCACTTGAGGTGCAGATGGCCCATCCAGGCGTCTATGAAAGGCCGGCCGAATATGAGCGGGTCATGAAAGAATATGATGCCCTGCAAACCGAGTTCAAGGATTCCGGGGGCTATCAGTTTGAGTCGGATATCCGTTCGGTCTTGCATGGCATGCGCTTCTTTCCGGACGATTTCGACAAACAGGTGAACTTATTGTCCGGAGGCCAAAAAACCCGGCTCGCGCTCGCGAAAATGTTGTTGAGCAAACCCGATTTGCTCATTCTGGATGAGCCTACGAACCATTTGGACATTGAAACGCTCGCCTGGCTGGAAAAATACCTCGCCTCCTATGAAGGTGCCATCCTCATCGTTTCGCATGACCGGTATTTCCTGGACCAGATCGTCACCATCGTCTACGAAGTATCGAGGAGGAAAGTGACAAAGTATACGGGCAATTACAGTGCTTATATCGATGAAAAAGCGAGAAACTTTGAGCGCGACCAGAAGCTTTATGAGAAGGAGATGAGCGAAAGAGCGAAGTTGGAGGACTTCATTCAACGGAATATCGCGCGTGCTTCGACCTCCAAGATGGCGAAAAGCCGGCGGAAGCAATTGGAGCGCACGGAATGGATGGATTCCCCGGAAGGCGATGAAAAGTCGGCGAGCTTCACATTCTCCATCGATCGCCCAAGCGGCAATGACGTGTTGGGCCTTGAGAAAGTCGCCATCGGATATGACCATGTCCCTGTTTCTACAGGAATCGACATGCGTGTATATAAACAAGATCGGATTGCAATCATCGGTCCGAATGGCGTCGGTAAATCGACATTGTTGAAAACAATCGTTAAAAAGCAGGAGCCGCTCGCCGGAGAAATCCGCTATGGCACGAATGTCCAGTTTGGGTACTACGATCAGGAACAGGCGACATTGGTCGGCTCAGGCACCGTCCTGCAGGAATTATGGGATGAATGGCCGATGATGAATGAAAAAGATGTGCGCACCGTATTAGGGCGTTTTTTATTCTCCGGGGAAGACGTGGAAAAGTCGGTCACTACGTTATCGGGTGGGGAAAAAGCCCGATTATCGCTTGCCAAACTGATGCTGTTGCGCTCCAATACGCTCGTGCTCGATGAGCCGACGAACCATTTGGATCTCGATAGCAAGGAAGTATTGGAGAATGCACTGGACGATTTCCCAGGAACCATCATTTTCGTTTCACATGATCGGTATTTCATTAACCGCATTGCTACGAAAGTGATGGAAATCAGTAATTCAGGCTCCTTGGAATACCTTGGCGACTATGATTATTATGTAGAGAAAAAGACGGAACAGGAAGAGTTGCAAGCTGAATTGCAACCTTCACCGAAACGTTCCGACTCGCTGCCTGAAGTGGAAAGAGCCGATCAGAAAGAATGGAAACGGCAAGAGAGGAGATTGACGAGACGCATTGATGAGCTGGAGACTTCGCTCGCTGCGTTGGATCTGCAAATCGCCGCGTTGCAGGAAGAACTGTCCACACCCGCTTATGCAAATGACCATGTCAAATTGATGGATCTGCAAGCCCAAATCGACAAGCTGCAAGCGGACCATGATGAAATATCGGAGGAGTGGCTCCTTACGCAGGAAGAATTGGAAACCTATATGAAGTGA
- a CDS encoding redox-sensing transcriptional repressor Rex, whose protein sequence is MSEETPKIPQATSKRLPLYYRFLQNFANAGKKRVSSSELSEAMKIDAATIRRDFSHFGALGRKGYGYDVQYLVDFFRQTLDQDEETDVALIGVGSLGSAFLKYNFQKNHNTRIVIAFDRKAPPEGKLISGIPVYHPDKIEEKILELGVEVVILTVPSRVAQEITDRLVAIGLKGILNFTPVRLAVPEGIRVLTIDLSVELQTLIYFIKNDVKDSQI, encoded by the coding sequence ATGTCGGAGGAAACGCCAAAAATCCCACAGGCAACGTCCAAACGGTTGCCCCTCTATTATAGATTTTTGCAAAATTTTGCGAACGCAGGAAAGAAACGAGTTTCATCCAGCGAATTAAGCGAAGCAATGAAAATCGACGCCGCCACAATCCGACGGGATTTTTCTCATTTCGGGGCGTTGGGACGAAAAGGATATGGGTACGATGTACAGTACTTAGTCGATTTTTTTCGCCAAACACTGGATCAGGACGAAGAGACGGACGTCGCTTTAATCGGTGTCGGGAGTCTGGGCAGCGCTTTTCTAAAATATAATTTCCAGAAGAACCATAATACCCGGATTGTCATCGCATTTGACCGGAAAGCGCCGCCGGAAGGGAAATTGATCAGCGGGATTCCCGTCTATCATCCGGATAAGATAGAAGAAAAGATCCTAGAGCTTGGAGTCGAGGTCGTCATTTTGACCGTGCCTTCCCGGGTCGCCCAGGAAATCACGGACCGGCTTGTGGCAATCGGCTTGAAAGGAATCCTGAATTTCACCCCGGTACGGCTGGCTGTTCCTGAAGGGATCCGGGTCTTGACGATCGATTTGTCGGTCGAATTGCAAACGCTTATTTATTTCATAAAAAATGACGTAAAAGATTCACAAATATGA
- the tsaD gene encoding tRNA (adenosine(37)-N6)-threonylcarbamoyltransferase complex transferase subunit TsaD, with product MKDMYVLGIETSCDETAASVVKNGSVIVSNIVASQIQSQKRFGGVVPEIASRHHVEQITLVIEEALKAAELQPKDLDAVAVTEGPGLVGALLIGIHAAKAFAFAHQLPLIGVHHIAGHIYANQLIQPMEFPLLALIVSGGHTELVLMESHGSFRLIGETRDDAAGEAYDKVARVLGLPYPGGPHIDKLAAESETPIEFPRAWLEPDSYDFSFSGLKSAVINYKHNHEQKGESVDPAQVAAGFQASIIDVLTTKTRKAAKEFNVKQVIAAGGVAANKGLRTSLEKVFKEEGIPFYVPPIGLCTDNAAMIAAAGSAMFVDGIRGNLAMNGRPGMPLVSWN from the coding sequence ATGAAAGACATGTATGTATTAGGAATAGAAACGAGCTGTGATGAGACTGCGGCTTCTGTTGTGAAAAACGGTTCAGTAATCGTCTCCAATATTGTCGCTTCTCAAATTCAGAGCCAAAAACGCTTTGGCGGTGTCGTGCCTGAAATTGCGTCACGCCATCATGTGGAGCAGATTACACTGGTCATCGAAGAAGCGTTGAAGGCAGCGGAACTTCAGCCAAAGGATCTGGATGCGGTTGCCGTCACGGAAGGGCCGGGCCTCGTGGGAGCTTTGTTGATCGGCATCCATGCAGCGAAGGCCTTTGCTTTCGCCCATCAACTGCCTTTGATTGGTGTCCATCATATTGCCGGCCATATTTATGCCAATCAACTTATCCAACCAATGGAGTTTCCGCTGTTGGCCTTGATTGTCTCTGGAGGCCATACCGAACTAGTATTGATGGAGAGCCACGGTTCATTCCGATTGATTGGAGAAACACGGGATGACGCGGCAGGGGAAGCGTATGACAAAGTGGCCCGTGTGCTCGGCCTCCCTTATCCTGGAGGTCCTCATATTGATAAACTCGCAGCGGAGAGCGAGACGCCTATCGAGTTTCCGAGGGCTTGGTTAGAGCCGGATTCGTATGACTTCAGTTTTAGCGGGTTGAAATCTGCGGTAATTAATTACAAACATAATCATGAACAGAAGGGGGAGTCGGTGGATCCCGCGCAAGTGGCGGCCGGCTTCCAAGCGAGCATCATCGACGTACTCACGACGAAAACACGGAAGGCGGCCAAAGAATTCAACGTCAAACAAGTGATTGCCGCGGGTGGAGTCGCGGCTAATAAAGGCTTGCGCACGTCTCTGGAGAAAGTTTTCAAAGAAGAGGGCATCCCTTTTTACGTGCCACCCATTGGGCTGTGCACCGACAATGCTGCAATGATTGCCGCCGCGGGATCTGCCATGTTCGTGGATGGAATCCGTGGGAATCTCGCGATGAACGGACGACCTGGTATGCCGCTTGTCTCCTGGAACTAA
- a CDS encoding NAD(P)-dependent alcohol dehydrogenase: protein MQTNTAAVKDAKVKNSMKVKAAVVNGVNEKYEMEELTLSELRADEVLVKVVATGICHSDEALRIGDAEYPMPAVFGHEGAGIIEKVGSAVKDLAVGDQVVMAYDYCGTCPSCRTGHPSSCKDWTPINFGSPRSDGTYIFTKADGTPVSNFFNQSSFSTYTITYANNLIKVDPETDLRLVGPLGCGLLTGFGTIVNGLKPETNSSIAIFGTGAVGLGALMTAKIEGCSPIIAIDIHDSRLERAKELGATHTINSRVENLEERIAEITGGIGVNYSIDTTGISSVMKSSLDILTIGGSTVPLAVTPNSLEFNPFTELTLNNRKVVGVLMGDAVPQLAIPKLIQYHKEGKFPFDKLVKFYKFDEINEASEDSNSGKTIKPILIIDEDYRKDEPVMEG, encoded by the coding sequence ATGCAAACTAATACAGCAGCAGTTAAAGATGCTAAGGTGAAAAATAGTATGAAAGTTAAAGCAGCTGTAGTTAATGGAGTTAATGAGAAATATGAAATGGAGGAGTTAACACTAAGTGAACTCCGTGCTGATGAAGTGCTTGTAAAAGTGGTTGCAACTGGTATATGTCACTCAGATGAAGCATTGCGTATTGGAGATGCTGAATATCCGATGCCTGCCGTTTTTGGACATGAAGGGGCAGGCATTATTGAAAAGGTTGGGAGTGCAGTTAAAGATCTCGCCGTGGGGGATCAAGTCGTAATGGCTTATGACTATTGCGGCACATGTCCTAGTTGCCGTACGGGACATCCTTCATCTTGTAAGGATTGGACACCCATAAATTTTGGCAGCCCGCGTTCAGATGGCACTTATATATTTACTAAGGCAGATGGCACACCAGTATCCAACTTTTTTAATCAAAGTTCTTTTTCAACGTATACCATTACTTATGCAAATAATTTGATTAAAGTTGATCCGGAAACTGATTTGCGATTAGTAGGACCGTTAGGGTGCGGCTTATTAACTGGATTTGGCACAATCGTTAATGGCTTGAAACCAGAAACCAATTCCTCGATTGCGATATTTGGCACAGGAGCTGTAGGCCTTGGTGCACTTATGACAGCAAAAATCGAAGGATGTTCACCAATTATTGCTATTGATATTCATGATTCACGTCTGGAAAGGGCCAAGGAACTTGGAGCAACCCATACGATAAATAGCAGAGTCGAGAATCTTGAAGAAAGAATAGCTGAAATTACTGGCGGCATAGGGGTCAATTACTCAATCGATACAACGGGTATATCGTCCGTCATGAAATCGTCTCTTGATATTCTCACGATTGGCGGAAGTACAGTTCCTTTAGCCGTTACGCCTAATTCACTTGAATTCAATCCATTTACAGAATTAACACTGAACAATCGTAAAGTAGTAGGTGTTTTAATGGGCGATGCTGTTCCACAGCTCGCGATTCCAAAACTTATTCAATACCACAAAGAAGGTAAATTCCCGTTTGATAAGTTAGTGAAATTTTATAAGTTCGACGAGATTAATGAGGCAAGCGAAGACTCCAATAGTGGAAAAACGATTAAACCGATTCTAATTATCGATGAGGATTATCGTAAAGATGAACCAGTAATGGAGGGTTAA
- the groES gene encoding co-chaperone GroES, with product MLKPLGDRIVIELIEAEEKTSSGIVLPDSAKEKPQEGKVIATGTGRVLENGQRVELEVKEGDQILFSKYAGTEVKYEGNDYLILRESDILAIIG from the coding sequence TTGTTGAAACCATTAGGTGACCGTATCGTAATCGAACTGATCGAAGCAGAAGAAAAAACGTCAAGCGGTATCGTACTTCCGGATTCCGCAAAAGAAAAACCGCAAGAGGGGAAAGTCATTGCGACAGGCACCGGTCGTGTGCTGGAGAACGGCCAACGTGTTGAGCTGGAAGTGAAAGAAGGCGACCAGATCCTCTTTTCCAAATATGCAGGAACAGAAGTGAAGTACGAAGGCAACGACTACCTCATCCTGCGTGAAAGCGATATCCTTGCAATTATCGGATAA
- the tatC gene encoding twin-arginine translocase subunit TatC, producing MKEKNLTIIEHIDEIRKRLMVIVVFFLIAVAGSFFIAKPLIHFLQYDGAAENITLNAFKVLDPLMIYVKMVVIIAFVLISPVVMYQLWAFVSPGLHEKERRATLSYIPYSFLLFLGGVAFSYLILLPYVLKFTMNISNELDIVQTIGINEYFSFLFQLVLPFGLIFQLPVALLFLTRLGILNPQLLVKIRKYAYFTLFVIAAFITPPDLLSHLFVTVPLFILYEISIFISRFGYRKYLKAEEERQQEEEEAERQRLFAEAKAEQQRQIEEFNAK from the coding sequence ATGAAAGAAAAAAACTTAACGATCATTGAACATATAGATGAAATTAGAAAACGGCTGATGGTAATCGTCGTTTTCTTTCTTATTGCGGTGGCGGGCAGTTTTTTCATCGCCAAACCCCTCATCCACTTTTTGCAATATGATGGCGCGGCCGAAAATATAACACTCAACGCGTTTAAAGTGTTAGACCCTCTTATGATCTACGTGAAAATGGTCGTAATTATCGCATTTGTTCTCATTTCACCGGTTGTCATGTATCAGCTATGGGCCTTTGTCTCTCCAGGTTTGCATGAGAAGGAAAGGCGGGCGACGCTAAGTTATATCCCGTATTCATTCCTTCTTTTCTTAGGCGGAGTTGCCTTTTCATATTTGATATTACTTCCATATGTGTTGAAATTTACGATGAATATATCGAATGAGCTCGATATCGTGCAAACGATCGGGATCAATGAATACTTCTCGTTTTTGTTCCAATTGGTCCTCCCATTCGGATTGATCTTCCAATTACCGGTCGCGCTGCTGTTTCTAACAAGGCTCGGTATCCTGAACCCGCAATTGCTTGTGAAAATCCGGAAGTATGCCTATTTCACGTTGTTCGTCATTGCGGCATTTATTACGCCGCCTGACCTGTTATCCCATTTATTCGTCACAGTACCGTTATTCATTCTATATGAAATCAGTATTTTCATTTCCCGATTCGGGTACCGAAAGTATTTGAAAGCGGAGGAAGAACGGCAACAAGAAGAGGAAGAGGCGGAGCGGCAGCGGTTATTCGCTGAAGCAAAAGCAGAACAGCAGCGGCAGATTGAGGAATTCAATGCTAAATGA
- a CDS encoding aldehyde dehydrogenase family protein, which translates to MSSVQTVDVSPKVAKFLSEGPKKLFIGGKFIESASGETLDSVNPSTGEVLVSVYAAGKEDVDRAVEAAEKAFQGDWKKITPSERGRLIWKLADLMEENLEELAQLESLDGGKLISHARAVDVPLAIDHFRYYAGWATKIMGQTIENSAGQYMLTYTRREPIGVVGQIIPWNFPLLMAAWKLGAALATGNVVILKSAEQTPLSALYLGQLVQEAGFPPGVVNLITGYGKTAGEAIVQNPRIRKVAFTGSTAVGKRIMEQASGNLKRVSLELGGKSPNIIFPDADFSKAIPGALMGIFFNQGQVCTAGSRLFVHKKVYDNVMADLTRYASNMKQGPGMDETSEIGPLVSSQQFERVKSYLQKGHEEGAKSLTGGQPLDRSGFFIPPTVFSGVDDNMTIAREEIFGPVIAAMPFDDEEQVADVIRRANDTEYGLAAGVWTTDVRKAHRVAHELEAGTVWVNCYNVLDASIPFGGYKQSGFGREMGSEALELYTQVKSVIVDLN; encoded by the coding sequence ATGTCCAGTGTTCAAACAGTAGACGTGAGCCCAAAAGTAGCTAAGTTTTTGAGTGAAGGACCTAAAAAGCTGTTTATTGGCGGCAAGTTTATTGAATCAGCATCGGGGGAAACTTTGGATTCAGTGAATCCTTCCACCGGGGAAGTGCTCGTTTCTGTTTATGCAGCGGGTAAAGAAGACGTGGACCGTGCTGTTGAAGCGGCGGAAAAAGCTTTTCAAGGAGACTGGAAAAAAATCACCCCAAGTGAGCGGGGACGTTTAATTTGGAAACTGGCTGACTTAATGGAAGAGAATTTAGAAGAACTGGCACAATTGGAATCTCTGGACGGCGGCAAGCTGATCAGCCATGCAAGAGCCGTTGATGTCCCGTTGGCGATTGACCATTTCCGCTACTATGCAGGCTGGGCAACTAAAATAATGGGCCAGACGATTGAGAATTCAGCCGGTCAATATATGTTGACATACACAAGGAGAGAGCCAATCGGTGTTGTCGGACAAATCATCCCCTGGAACTTCCCTCTCCTGATGGCTGCCTGGAAACTTGGTGCTGCGTTAGCAACCGGAAATGTTGTTATTTTGAAAAGTGCAGAACAAACACCGCTGTCGGCTCTTTATCTCGGACAGTTAGTACAGGAAGCCGGTTTCCCTCCAGGCGTTGTGAATTTGATAACGGGGTATGGAAAAACTGCAGGGGAAGCGATTGTCCAGAACCCACGTATCCGAAAAGTCGCATTCACCGGATCAACAGCAGTCGGAAAGCGCATCATGGAGCAAGCGTCCGGCAACTTAAAACGTGTATCACTTGAACTGGGTGGTAAATCCCCGAACATTATTTTCCCGGATGCTGATTTTTCAAAAGCAATTCCCGGCGCATTAATGGGAATTTTCTTCAATCAGGGTCAAGTGTGTACTGCGGGTTCTCGTCTTTTTGTGCATAAAAAAGTGTATGACAATGTAATGGCGGACTTAACTCGCTACGCATCCAACATGAAACAGGGACCGGGTATGGATGAAACGAGTGAAATCGGCCCGCTTGTCTCTAGCCAGCAGTTTGAACGAGTCAAGAGCTACTTACAGAAGGGCCATGAAGAAGGAGCGAAATCACTGACGGGAGGTCAGCCGCTCGATCGATCTGGTTTTTTCATTCCGCCGACAGTTTTCTCGGGAGTGGATGATAATATGACGATTGCTCGGGAAGAAATATTCGGTCCTGTCATCGCAGCTATGCCGTTTGATGATGAGGAGCAGGTTGCCGATGTCATTCGTCGGGCGAATGATACGGAATATGGACTAGCAGCCGGAGTTTGGACAACAGATGTCCGAAAAGCACACCGGGTTGCGCACGAACTAGAAGCGGGAACTGTTTGGGTGAATTGCTACAACGTGTTGGATGCGTCCATTCCGTTCGGAGGATACAAACAATCAGGTTTCGGCCGTGAAATGGGATCTGAAGCGCTTGAGTTATACACACAAGTGAAATCTGTTATAGTCGATTTGAATTAA